In one window of Scyliorhinus canicula chromosome 17, sScyCan1.1, whole genome shotgun sequence DNA:
- the LOC119951492 gene encoding SCAN domain-containing protein 3-like gives FKSLKDKFEKRSTIKSLFTAQTVTVSCTLEASYEISLLIAKSGKNHTIGEDLIKPSISAFLKTVQEKDDKDVKAMPLSNNTVRRRIDELSEDIETQLVEKLKSRKFSVQMDESTVRDSEALLLTYVRYIDKGEFAEEMLFCKLLETTTTATDIYNKLKHYLDVNNIPMENITSCAADGAPVMMGKKNGCLKLMKDENPEMLLVHCVIHRENLVSKNISPVLNEQFCEDNNADHVRLLLHTEVRWLSKGNCLKRFMELFDELSDFLSEKPEMKHLLTVDGKAFVNYLADIFEKLNVLNKQLQGTNKTLVDAKAKIFGFISFIELCQKHIYDKHFDQFHWLKKCEPTDAAVLVIVDHVKILASDLKERLSDLKQIDFPTWVMQPVLVDLSDVSMQYQEELSEIQNDESVKTLFNIKGAMAWLCDETETKYPNSTRFARKLLLPFPSSYLAGFSAVNDLLLKKRNRLDITKRGDLRLKLTKLYVLKLYLLFSYETIHKYFNILI, from the exons ttcaaatCTTTAAAGGATAAGTTTGAAAAAAGATCAACAATAAAGTCTCTGTTCACTGCACAAACTGTTACTGTCAGTTGTACTCTTGAGGCTAGTTATGAAATTTCTTTACTCATTGCTAAATCTGGAAAAAATCATACTATAGGGGAAGATTTAATTAAACCATCAATATCAGCATTTCTTAAAACAGTTCAGGAAAAAGATGACAAAGATGTTAAAGCCATGCCACTCAGTAACAACACTGTTAGGAGAAGAATAGATGAACTGAGTGAAGATATTGAAACACAACTTGTTGAAAAGCTGAAATCAAGAAAATTCTCAGTACAAATGGATGAATCaactgtgagagacagtgaggcaTTATTGCTAACCTATGTAAGATATATTGATAAAGGTGAATTTGCTGAAGAAATGTTATTCTGCAAATTGTTAGAGACCACCACTACCGCCACTGATATATATAATAAACTAAAACACTACTTAGATGTCAATAATATACCAATGGAAAACATAACGTCTTGTGCAGCTGATGGTGCTCCTGTTATGATGGGCAAGAAAAATGGCTGCTTAAAATTGATGAAAGATGAGAATCCGGAAATGCTTCTTGTGCACTGTGTTATTCATAGAGAGAACTTAGTGTCGAAAAATATTTCTCCTGTACTTAATGAG CAATTTTGTGAAGATAACAATGCAGACCATGTGAGACTTTTACTTCACACTGAGGTACGGTGGCTTTCGAAGGGGAATTGTTTGAAAAGATTCATGGAACTATTTGATGAGCTTAGTGACTTTTTAAGTGAAAAGCCTGAAATGAAGCACCTGCTAACCGTTGATGGAAAAGCGTTTGTGAATTATTTAGCAGATATTTTTGAAAAACTGAATGTGTTGAATAAACAACTTCAAGGAACAAATAAAACTCTTGTTGATGCAAAGGCGAAGATATTTGGCTTTATTTCATTTATCGAGTTATGCCAAAAACATATTTATGACAAACATTTTGACCAGTTTCATTGGCTAAAGAAATGTGAGCCGACTGATGCTGCTGTACTTGTCATTGTGGATCATGTGAAAATATTGGCCTCTGATTTGAAAGAAAGATTATCTGATTTAAAACAGATTGATTTTCCAACATGGGTGATGCAGCCAGTGCTAGTGGATCTATCTGATGTTTCAATGCAGTACCAAGAAGAACTCTCGGAAATACAAAATGATGAGTCAGTTAAAACTTTATTCAACATAAAAGGAGCGATGGCATGGCTTTGTGATGAGACAGAAACTAAATACCCAAATTCAACAAGGTTTGCAAGAAAACTGTTGTTACCGTTCCCATCTTCATATTTAGCTGGTTTTAGTGCTGTAAATGATTTGCTACTGAAGAAAAGAAATCGACTGGATATCACTAAACGAGGAGATTTGAGACTGAAGCTGACTAAATTATatgttttgaaactttatttgctGTTTTCGTATGAGACAATCCACAAATATTTCAATATTCTAATATAG